A genomic stretch from Setaria viridis chromosome 1, Setaria_viridis_v4.0, whole genome shotgun sequence includes:
- the LOC117846498 gene encoding uncharacterized protein, translating into MVPHVSAEARTGTDRKMTLEDIQLINDPLLNPKMIATIMEMHRRLSTYAEDLINRSRRKSEMLKGYGDAVLRVEALEKELAKEKLYTSRLMMKHDSMTATFQNRIQDLEDVKEHLVARNKSLNQKIEECKKLEPQLQESITDWKNAFY; encoded by the exons ATGGTCCCTCATGTGAGCGCGGAAGCTAGGACTGGCACTGATAGGAAGATGACTCTGGAGGACATCCAGCTGATCAATGATCCACTACTGAACCCAAAGATGATAGCTACtatcatggagatgcaccgtcgTCTCAGTACTTATGCGGAG GACTTGATCAATCGCTCCCGTCGCAAGTCAGAGATGCTCAAAGGGTATGGTGATGCCGTACTTCGTGTTGAAGCATTGGAGAAAGAGCTTGCTAAGGAAAAATTGTATACCTCTCGCTTGATGATGAAGCATGACAGCATGACGGCGACCTTCCAGAACAGAATCCAAGATCTGGAGGATGTAAAGGAGCATCTTGTTGCTCGCAATAAGTCTCTCAATCAAAAAATTGAAG AATGTAAGAAATTGGAACCACAGCTTCAAGAATCGATCACCGATTGGAAGAATGCTTTCTACTGA
- the LOC117862169 gene encoding E3 ubiquitin-protein ligase ATL9 yields the protein MSSAADSKGGMGGMNMVTTVMAFSVSAFFVLFVFTRLLCARLHLSRAAAADRAAGDAFVVNVERGIHGLQPSVVTTFPTVKLSDGGPQRPPVPEESQCTVCLEEYEAKDVVRVLPTCGHAFHAPCIDAWLRQHPTCPVCRASLRAKQSSGNRATPLDYSVLVASAAATRAAPAASTTQVPASSSDITAASPQADGRHRTDTGTDGRLEIVIEEPASPGDQSPAAAVTGGGGSHSPCGEAARQSGSGAGASEHC from the exons ATGTCATCGGCGGCGGATTCCAAGGGCGGCATGGGCGGCATGAACATGGTGACCACGGTGATGGCCTTCTCGGTCAGCGCCTTCTTCGTGCTCTTCGTCTTCACCAGGCTGCTCTGCGCGCGCCTCCACCTatccagggccgccgccgccgaccgcgccgccgGAGACGCCTTCGTCGTCAAC GTCGAGCGCGGGATCCACGGGCTGCAGCCCTCCGTGGTGACGACCTTCCCGACCGTCAAGCTGAGCGACGGCGGCCCGCAGCgaccgccggtgccggaggagtCGCA GTGCACGGTGTGCCTGGAGGAGTACGAGGCCAAGGACGTGGTGCGCGTGCTGCCGACCTGCGGCCACGCCTTCCACGCGCCCTGCATCGACGCCTGGCTCCGGCAGCACCCCACCTGCCCCGTCTGCCGCGCCTCCCTGCGCGCCAAGCAGAGCAGCGGCAACCGCGCCACGCCGCTCGACTACAGCGTCCTcgtcgccagcgccgccgccacgagggcggcaccggcggcctcCACCACCCAGGTCCCCGCGTCGTCGTCCGACATCACAGCCGCGTCCCCGCAAGCGGACGGCAGGCACCGGACGGACACGGGGACGGATGGCCGGCTGGAGATTGTCATTGAAGAGCCCGCCTCCCCCGGCGACCAgagccctgctgctgctgttactggcggcggcggtagccATTCTCCTTgtggcgaggcggcgaggcAGAGCGGGAGCGGCGCCGGAGCGTCGGAGCATTGCTAG
- the LOC117862181 gene encoding uncharacterized protein, whose product MQQGDPTMEGSGGNKEQQMQIVCVRSASTGDQEAEWTAEQASSRSALSLFKEKEEEIERKKLEVRDKVFSMLGRVEEETKRLAFIRQELEVMADPTRREVDTIRKRIDKVNKQLKPLGKTCLRKEKEYKMCLDAYNEKSNEKATLVNRLMELVSESERLRMKKLEELNKTIESLY is encoded by the exons ATGCAGCAGGGGGATCCGACGAtggagggcagcggcggcaacAAGGAGCAGCAGATGCAGATCGTGTGCGTGCGGAGCGCGTCGACGGGCGATCAGGAGGCGGAGTGGACGGCGGAGCAGGCGTCGTCGCGGTCGGCGCTGTCGCTGttcaaggagaaggaggaggagatcgagcgCAAGAAGCTGGAGGTGCGGGACAAGGTGTTCTCCATGCTGGgccgggtggaggaggagaccAAGCGCCTGGCATTCATCCGCCAGGAGCTCGAGGTCATGGCCGACCCCACGCGCCGGGAGGTCGACACCATCCGCAAGCGCATCGACAAGGTTAACAAGCAGCTCAAGCCGCTCGGCAAGACGTGCCTCAGAAAG GAGAAGGAATacaagatgtgcctcgacgccTACAACGAGAAGAGCAACGAGAAGGCTACGCTCGTCAACAGGCTCATGGAG CTCGTAAGCGAGAGCGAGAGGCTGCGGATGAAGAAGCTTGAAGAGCTCAACAAGACGATAGAGTCCCTTTACTAG